From a region of the Methanobacterium formicicum DSM 3637 genome:
- the trpD gene encoding anthranilate phosphoribosyltransferase, with amino-acid sequence MIAECLGKVTSKQDLSENEAYACMVEMMGGQSSDMEMAAFLSALATKGEVVDEITGFVKAMREFSIKVSPQLDEPLVDTCGTGGDSFKTFNISTIATLIAASSGVPIAKHGNRAISSKCGGADILEAMGVNINCDAAGVEFCLENAGIGFMFAPNFHPAMKQVMPVRRQLGIRTVFNILGPLTSPASADIHLMGVFHPDYVELIAQVLKNLGVKRAMVMHGFDEAGKPALDEISLIGKTTAAILDNGKIEVLQLYPEDFGLEMVDKDLIRAQDTLKENLEIAMEVLEGKMGNPAQKARMDICLANAGAILFLAGQARDLKEGVDLARENIQNGCALRKLKEFVRVSNDSSHLKQQITTVSS; translated from the coding sequence ATGATTGCAGAATGTTTAGGTAAGGTAACCTCCAAGCAGGATCTAAGCGAAAATGAAGCTTATGCGTGTATGGTGGAAATGATGGGTGGTCAGTCCAGTGATATGGAGATGGCTGCATTTTTATCGGCACTGGCCACTAAAGGTGAAGTTGTTGATGAAATAACTGGATTTGTTAAGGCCATGCGTGAGTTTTCCATCAAGGTATCTCCCCAGTTAGATGAACCACTGGTTGACACCTGCGGTACTGGGGGAGATAGCTTTAAAACGTTTAATATCAGCACCATTGCCACCTTAATTGCAGCATCATCTGGTGTTCCCATTGCCAAACATGGAAACCGTGCTATAAGCAGTAAATGTGGTGGTGCGGATATTCTAGAGGCCATGGGAGTGAATATAAATTGTGATGCAGCGGGTGTGGAGTTCTGCCTGGAAAATGCAGGGATAGGGTTCATGTTCGCCCCTAACTTCCATCCAGCCATGAAACAGGTTATGCCTGTACGCAGACAGCTGGGTATTCGCACGGTTTTTAACATTTTAGGACCATTAACTTCCCCAGCCAGTGCAGATATTCATCTCATGGGTGTTTTCCATCCAGACTACGTGGAGTTAATTGCCCAGGTCCTCAAAAATCTAGGAGTTAAAAGGGCCATGGTAATGCATGGTTTTGATGAAGCAGGCAAACCAGCCCTGGATGAAATTTCACTCATTGGCAAAACCACCGCAGCCATCCTGGATAATGGTAAAATAGAAGTCCTTCAACTTTACCCTGAAGATTTTGGGCTTGAAATGGTTGACAAAGATTTGATCCGGGCTCAGGATACTCTAAAAGAAAATCTGGAGATTGCAATGGAAGTTCTGGAAGGTAAAATGGGAAATCCTGCTCAGAAGGCCAGGATGGATATCTGTCTAGCCAATGCAGGAGCTATTCTTTTCCTGGCAGGCCAGGCCCGTGACCTTAAAGAGGGAGTGGATTTAGCCAGAGAAAACATCCAGAATGGATGTGCCCTGAGAAAATTGAAGGAGTTTGTGAGAGTTAGCAATGATTCAAGCCATTTAAAGCAACAAATCACAACAGTGTCTAGTTAA
- the trpA gene encoding tryptophan synthase subunit alpha, with protein MNTKEVESYQEMFARVKSKNEGAFIPFIVAGDPDFDTSLEIVKTFVENGADALEIGFAFSDPVADGPTVQDSDLRALKSGMTTKRGFEFVKKIREFTSIPIGLLVYYNLIYKMGVDQFYEAAFESGVNAILAADLPPEESDDAIRASKEYGVQQIFMAAQTTSNERLEKISKLCDGFLYVVAVMGVTGARGNLQTSSVDLIKRVRSHTDLPLSVGFGISKPEHVASVISAGADGAIVASAILDLVTENLENKKKMLDEIGSFCCDLKEATRK; from the coding sequence ATGAATACCAAAGAAGTAGAAAGCTACCAGGAAATGTTTGCCCGGGTTAAATCCAAAAATGAGGGTGCTTTCATTCCATTTATAGTGGCTGGAGACCCTGACTTTGACACTTCCCTGGAAATAGTGAAGACCTTCGTGGAAAATGGTGCTGATGCCCTGGAGATAGGATTTGCTTTCAGTGACCCTGTTGCTGATGGCCCCACAGTTCAGGACTCCGATTTAAGGGCACTTAAGTCTGGTATGACCACTAAAAGGGGATTTGAATTTGTCAAAAAAATTAGAGAGTTCACATCCATACCCATTGGCCTGCTGGTATATTACAACCTGATTTACAAGATGGGTGTTGACCAGTTCTATGAAGCTGCCTTTGAAAGTGGAGTGAATGCTATTTTAGCAGCAGATTTACCCCCTGAAGAATCAGATGATGCAATTCGTGCCTCCAAAGAGTATGGGGTTCAGCAGATCTTCATGGCTGCCCAGACCACCAGCAATGAAAGGTTGGAAAAAATTTCCAAACTCTGTGATGGATTTCTGTACGTGGTGGCAGTTATGGGAGTCACTGGAGCTAGAGGAAATCTCCAGACAAGCTCTGTAGACCTTATTAAGAGGGTGAGAAGTCACACCGACCTCCCCCTGAGTGTTGGTTTTGGTATTTCCAAACCAGAACACGTTGCCAGTGTGATCAGTGCCGGGGCAGATGGAGCCATTGTGGCCAGTGCCATACTGGATCTGGTAACTGAAAATCTAGAGAATAAAAAGAAAATGCTGGATGAAATTGGGTCTTTCTGTTGCGACCTCAAGGAAGCAACCAGGAAATGA
- the trpB gene encoding tryptophan synthase subunit beta, with product MINDGKFGKYGGIFVPELLIPALEELEKAFLKYKDDEKFNQELDYYLKEFAGRPTALYYARNLSEKLGCKIYLKREDMLHTGAHKINNTIGQGLLAKYMGKTRLIAETGAGQHGIATAVVGSLLGIPVEVYMGSNDVERQKLNVLRMELSGAKVLPVDAGSRTLKDAINDAFRDWTSSVEHTHYLIGTTMGPHPYPTMVKHFQSVIGREARAEILEKEGELPDAVIACVGGGSNSIGIFSGFVDDEAVELIGVEGGGDGIKTPRTGATLCKGTEGVLHGSFSYVLQNNDGQISEAYSVSAGLDYPGVGPEHAYLHSSGRANYVAVTDKEALRGFELLSKYEGIIPALESSHAVAYMEKYAKMPENKGKTIVVNLSGRGDKDMFLVASELGVDV from the coding sequence ATGATAAATGATGGAAAATTTGGTAAATACGGAGGAATATTCGTTCCAGAACTCCTTATACCCGCCCTGGAGGAGTTGGAGAAGGCCTTCCTGAAATACAAGGATGATGAAAAATTCAATCAGGAACTTGATTACTACTTAAAGGAATTTGCAGGACGACCCACTGCCCTCTACTATGCCCGTAATCTTTCAGAAAAATTGGGATGTAAAATATACCTTAAACGGGAAGATATGCTCCACACTGGAGCTCACAAAATAAACAATACAATAGGACAGGGACTTCTAGCTAAATATATGGGTAAAACTAGATTAATCGCTGAAACTGGTGCTGGCCAACATGGTATTGCCACAGCAGTGGTGGGATCCCTCCTGGGAATTCCAGTAGAAGTTTACATGGGATCAAACGATGTGGAAAGACAGAAATTGAATGTCCTGAGAATGGAACTATCAGGGGCCAAGGTTTTACCAGTTGATGCCGGTTCACGCACACTGAAAGATGCTATAAATGATGCTTTCCGGGACTGGACTTCCAGTGTGGAACACACCCACTATCTGATTGGTACCACCATGGGCCCCCACCCCTACCCCACCATGGTTAAACACTTCCAGAGCGTGATTGGTAGGGAAGCCCGGGCTGAAATCCTTGAAAAAGAGGGTGAACTTCCAGATGCAGTTATTGCCTGTGTTGGTGGAGGTAGTAATTCCATAGGAATCTTTTCAGGATTCGTGGATGATGAAGCAGTTGAACTCATTGGAGTTGAAGGGGGAGGAGATGGAATCAAAACCCCCCGGACCGGTGCAACCTTATGTAAAGGTACCGAAGGCGTGCTCCATGGATCATTCTCATACGTGCTCCAGAATAACGATGGTCAAATATCTGAAGCCTACTCAGTATCCGCAGGCCTGGACTACCCTGGAGTCGGCCCAGAACATGCCTACCTCCACAGCAGTGGCAGGGCAAACTACGTAGCGGTAACTGACAAAGAAGCCCTCCGTGGTTTTGAACTGCTCTCCAAATACGAAGGTATTATCCCTGCCCTTGAAAGTTCCCATGCTGTTGCTTACATGGAGAAGTATGCTAAGATGCCTGAAAATAAGGGTAAAACCATTGTGGTTAACCTTTCCGGACGAGGAGACAAGGACATGTTTTTAGTTGCCAGTGAACTGGGGGTGGACGTATGA
- a CDS encoding phosphoribosylanthranilate isomerase, translating into MNIKICGIRRKEDLSTCLKAGADLIGFINIKRSKRMVKIEEIIDLTSFIDDKKKAVLVIEPKNMADAKERIDKTGLKNIQLHSLSACEIDRLKKYYQLTSATEENQQIRKEHPKDKQLIEDNNGDLTVTRAIGLSKVMYPEKIKEIQDFASVCDYILFDYEVKGKTGGTGRRIPTKTAIEAAKIAKDSNPNLKLFLAGGMDKKRIQTESEILEKFFDFVDVNSGVEDEPGVKNSAKIMELMKIKD; encoded by the coding sequence ATGAACATTAAAATCTGTGGAATACGCCGAAAAGAAGACCTTTCAACTTGTTTAAAAGCTGGTGCAGATCTAATTGGATTTATCAACATCAAAAGATCCAAAAGAATGGTCAAAATCGAAGAAATAATAGATTTAACCTCATTTATAGATGATAAAAAGAAGGCGGTGCTTGTAATTGAGCCCAAAAATATGGCGGATGCCAAGGAAAGGATAGATAAAACAGGATTGAAGAATATACAACTCCATTCACTCTCTGCTTGTGAGATAGATAGGTTGAAAAAATATTATCAGCTAACCAGTGCAACAGAAGAAAATCAACAAATTAGGAAGGAACATCCCAAGGATAAACAGCTTATTGAAGATAATAACGGTGATTTGACAGTTACCCGGGCCATTGGATTATCAAAAGTAATGTATCCTGAAAAAATTAAGGAAATTCAGGATTTTGCCAGTGTCTGCGATTATATTCTCTTTGATTATGAAGTTAAAGGGAAAACAGGTGGAACTGGAAGACGTATCCCCACAAAAACTGCTATTGAAGCTGCAAAAATTGCAAAGGATAGTAACCCTAATTTAAAACTATTCCTGGCCGGAGGAATGGATAAAAAAAGGATCCAAACAGAATCAGAGATCCTGGAAAAATTCTTTGACTTTGTGGATGTTAACTCTGGAGTGGAAGATGAACCAGGGGTTAAAAATTCTGCTAAAATAATGGAATTAATGAAAATTAAAGATTGA
- a CDS encoding indole-3-glycerol-phosphate synthase, which yields MKFIDIIRERERLLEIRKKYQPLAELKENIKRVKLRTDFKKSLVKEDDVSIICEYKPASPSLGEISQLTVGDVVPLFEEGGASAVSVLTEESFFKSNIDNLKLACRITRLPLLRKDFILDPYQIYEARAYGASAILLMADIYPDLKEGIEICKYLDMDALVECKNPEEIETAVKSGAEVIGINNRDFNDFKTDLGRTEKLASYVPSNITLVSESGVQSPEDVDFLSKLGVDALLVGSSIMKSSHILEKVNSLVLTGKNSKTRRQKR from the coding sequence ATGAAATTCATTGACATAATCCGAGAAAGGGAAAGGTTGCTGGAGATTAGGAAGAAATACCAACCCCTGGCTGAACTTAAAGAGAACATTAAACGGGTTAAGCTTCGAACAGATTTTAAAAAATCACTAGTTAAAGAAGATGATGTTTCCATTATCTGCGAGTACAAACCAGCATCCCCCTCTCTGGGTGAAATCAGCCAGCTTACAGTGGGTGATGTGGTTCCCCTGTTTGAGGAAGGAGGAGCCAGTGCAGTGAGTGTGCTGACTGAAGAATCATTTTTCAAAAGCAACATTGACAATCTGAAACTGGCCTGCAGAATAACCCGACTTCCCCTACTTCGCAAGGATTTCATCCTGGATCCATATCAGATCTACGAAGCCCGGGCCTACGGTGCAAGTGCAATTCTTTTAATGGCTGATATATATCCAGATCTGAAGGAAGGGATTGAAATATGCAAGTATCTGGATATGGATGCTCTGGTGGAATGTAAAAACCCTGAAGAAATAGAAACAGCCGTTAAATCCGGAGCAGAAGTAATAGGAATAAATAATAGGGACTTCAATGATTTTAAGACTGATCTAGGAAGAACCGAAAAACTGGCCAGTTACGTGCCCTCAAATATCACTCTGGTATCAGAAAGTGGAGTTCAAAGCCCGGAAGATGTGGATTTCCTATCCAAACTGGGCGTAGATGCCCTTCTGGTGGGAAGCAGTATTATGAAATCTTCCCATATCCTGGAAAAAGTTAACAGCCTGGTACTTACCGGGAAAAATTCCAAAACCCGAAGACAAAAGAGATAA
- a CDS encoding aminodeoxychorismate/anthranilate synthase component II has product MILIIDNYDSFTYNLYQLVGEFEKNIQVFRNNEITVEEIKNLQPDRIIISPGPGNPENERDFGVSRDTILELGQEIPVLGVCLGHQGIFTAFGGEITRTEPVHGKKSLIHHQNTGMFQGVKSPLQAARYHSLVCKRDSTPPSMDILAETDDGMIMAIKHHDYPIFGLQFHPESIGTGDGKRIMKNFLEMEVL; this is encoded by the coding sequence ATGATTTTAATAATCGATAATTATGATTCTTTCACCTATAACCTCTACCAACTGGTGGGAGAATTTGAAAAAAACATCCAAGTCTTCAGGAATAATGAAATAACTGTGGAAGAAATAAAAAACTTACAACCCGACCGGATCATAATATCCCCGGGTCCCGGAAACCCAGAAAATGAAAGGGATTTCGGTGTCTCCAGAGACACCATCCTGGAACTTGGCCAGGAAATACCAGTACTGGGCGTTTGCCTTGGACATCAAGGAATTTTCACAGCCTTTGGTGGTGAAATCACCCGTACAGAACCAGTCCACGGGAAAAAGAGTCTGATTCATCACCAGAACACCGGCATGTTCCAGGGTGTTAAAAGCCCACTCCAGGCAGCAAGGTACCATTCCCTGGTCTGTAAAAGGGACAGCACACCACCTTCCATGGACATACTGGCTGAAACAGATGATGGGATGATAATGGCAATTAAACACCATGATTATCCCATATTTGGCCTCCAATTCCACCCAGAGTCCATTGGAACGGGTGATGGTAAGAGAATCATGAAAAATTTCTTGGAGATGGAAGTTTTATGA
- the trpE gene encoding anthranilate synthase component I, protein MVTTCKAVNVFGEYNLKNKEAERTKLDFNAPFELFQKIYSKYPSSFLLESMESDSGLARYSVLGFNPVATLKARDGILEIIKEDETEVIETSNPFNEIKSLIGNGSNKKGFQGGLVGYVSYESVKYFEPVPVQEGTFPDYEFGLFLDAVIFDRLQNKCEYITLGENRIDQIKELEKEEFNGESMTFHEIKHHFSQNKFENMVMDTKERIKAGEIFQGVISNAREYIIKGNKLAFYETLRNINPSPYMYHLKLGEREIIGSSPEMLVRVEGRDVETYPIAGTRTRGTTPEEDLKLEKELLNDEKEKAEHLMLVDLARNDIGKVSDFGTVNVPEYMTVKKFSHVQHIVSNVKGKLQKDKNAVDAFASMFPAGTLSGAPKIRAMEIIDELEGIPRGPYAGAVGYFSLNGNADFAITIRTLVCDGNHGKIQAGAGIVHDSVPTSEYQECENKAQALLSALNMSGEAK, encoded by the coding sequence ATGGTGACAACATGCAAGGCAGTGAATGTTTTTGGCGAATACAACCTGAAAAATAAAGAAGCTGAAAGGACTAAACTTGACTTTAACGCTCCTTTTGAATTATTTCAAAAAATATACTCTAAATACCCCAGTAGTTTCCTCCTGGAATCCATGGAAAGTGACAGCGGACTGGCCAGGTACTCAGTTCTGGGATTTAACCCCGTAGCAACCCTCAAAGCCCGTGATGGGATTCTTGAAATCATAAAAGAGGATGAAACAGAGGTAATAGAAACCTCAAATCCTTTTAATGAAATAAAAAGTCTCATTGGAAATGGAAGTAACAAGAAAGGTTTCCAGGGAGGACTGGTGGGATACGTATCCTATGAATCAGTGAAGTACTTTGAACCAGTCCCTGTGCAGGAAGGAACATTCCCTGATTATGAATTTGGACTCTTTTTAGATGCTGTGATCTTCGACCGGCTCCAGAATAAATGTGAATACATCACACTGGGCGAAAACAGAATAGACCAAATCAAAGAACTTGAAAAAGAAGAATTTAATGGGGAAAGTATGACTTTCCACGAAATAAAACATCATTTCTCCCAGAATAAATTCGAAAACATGGTTATGGATACCAAGGAAAGAATTAAAGCCGGTGAAATATTCCAGGGCGTTATTTCCAATGCCCGAGAATACATCATCAAGGGAAATAAACTGGCATTCTATGAAACTCTCCGTAACATCAATCCTTCACCATACATGTATCATCTGAAACTTGGTGAAAGGGAAATAATTGGATCCAGTCCTGAAATGCTGGTGAGAGTAGAAGGAAGGGATGTTGAGACCTACCCTATAGCCGGAACCAGGACCCGAGGCACTACTCCAGAAGAAGACCTGAAACTGGAAAAAGAACTCTTAAACGATGAAAAGGAAAAGGCAGAACACCTGATGCTGGTTGATCTTGCCCGTAACGACATAGGTAAGGTGAGTGACTTTGGCACAGTCAACGTGCCCGAATACATGACTGTGAAAAAATTCTCCCATGTGCAGCACATTGTCTCTAACGTGAAGGGAAAACTCCAGAAGGACAAAAATGCAGTGGATGCATTTGCCTCCATGTTCCCAGCAGGCACACTAAGCGGAGCCCCAAAAATACGGGCCATGGAAATAATAGACGAGTTAGAAGGCATACCCCGTGGACCCTACGCCGGAGCAGTAGGTTACTTCTCCTTAAATGGAAATGCAGATTTCGCAATTACCATTAGAACCCTGGTCTGTGATGGTAACCACGGAAAAATACAGGCCGGAGCAGGAATAGTCCATGACTCAGTTCCCACCAGCGAGTACCAGGAATGCGAAAACAAAGCCCAGGCACTTTTAAGTGCATTGAACATGTCAGGTGAAGCTAAATGA
- a CDS encoding HypC/HybG/HupF family hydrogenase formation chaperone, producing MCIAAPAQIVEIKDNVATVDFGGVKQQAKLDLVNDVDVGRYVLVHSGYAIEVLSDQEAQESLEAWDELLTILEEEDTTKENNQ from the coding sequence GTGTGTATAGCAGCACCAGCTCAAATTGTAGAAATTAAAGATAACGTAGCTACTGTGGATTTTGGTGGAGTAAAGCAACAGGCTAAACTGGATTTAGTTAACGATGTTGATGTTGGTCGTTATGTTCTGGTCCATTCAGGATACGCAATAGAAGTTTTATCAGATCAGGAAGCTCAGGAATCTCTGGAAGCATGGGATGAACTTTTAACGATTCTTGAGGAAGAAGACACCACCAAAGAAAACAATCAATAA
- a CDS encoding NAD(P)/FAD-dependent oxidoreductase, whose protein sequence is MKMVIIGGGPAGRSAAMEAAQLGAEVFLIEKEHVGGTCLHEGCMVISGLNDVVRFHEDSKNYRKMGIISEELSINYSHLAEGIREITGKIENVLKHETRQSGVEIIMGEAEIAEGKVLLNGEEHPYDKLLIATGSRPFLPSIPGVEQALNYKDVLDLKEVPENLNIVGSGVIAAEFAGIFSSLGSKVTILCRGQFLRNLDSEIKDYIVEHLLNDVKILENSVVSEITSEGALASTGFVDGLVFMATGMVPNSEIAQGMVEIGSKKEIIVNKQMRTSNPSIYAAGDVVGTVGNVPVARREGVIAARNACDISATMDYQLIPQSLNLYYPVSFFDLDNEDNENEFNVRIRGSAGPGSFWHTLDGETGFTKITSNLETGEITRVSSISPSSSTSTPYLAKMIKEGYKTSDFDDFIETHPSTDALYKLLHYLSRYG, encoded by the coding sequence ATGAAAATGGTAATTATTGGAGGAGGACCAGCCGGTCGCAGTGCAGCGATGGAAGCAGCGCAACTGGGAGCAGAAGTTTTCCTGATTGAAAAGGAACACGTAGGTGGAACCTGCCTGCACGAGGGATGCATGGTGATAAGCGGATTAAACGACGTGGTACGCTTCCATGAAGACTCTAAAAATTACCGGAAGATGGGCATAATCTCCGAAGAACTATCCATTAATTACTCACACCTTGCTGAGGGAATAAGGGAAATCACCGGGAAAATAGAGAATGTATTGAAACACGAAACCCGACAATCAGGGGTGGAAATAATAATGGGGGAAGCAGAAATTGCCGAAGGCAAAGTCCTCCTTAATGGAGAAGAGCACCCCTATGATAAACTTCTAATCGCTACCGGTTCCCGGCCATTTTTACCATCCATACCTGGTGTTGAACAGGCCTTAAACTATAAAGATGTACTGGACCTTAAAGAGGTTCCTGAAAACCTGAACATAGTAGGGAGTGGTGTGATTGCCGCAGAATTTGCGGGAATATTCTCGTCTTTAGGTAGTAAGGTCACCATATTATGCAGAGGCCAATTTTTACGTAATTTGGACTCTGAAATAAAGGATTACATTGTTGAGCATCTGCTTAATGATGTTAAAATTCTGGAAAATAGTGTGGTATCCGAAATAACCTCTGAAGGTGCTCTGGCATCCACTGGATTTGTGGATGGTTTGGTGTTCATGGCCACCGGCATGGTTCCCAACTCTGAAATAGCCCAGGGAATGGTTGAAATCGGTTCAAAAAAGGAAATCATTGTTAATAAACAGATGAGAACCAGTAATCCTTCTATTTATGCTGCAGGAGACGTGGTGGGAACTGTGGGCAACGTTCCGGTGGCCCGCAGAGAAGGAGTGATAGCCGCCAGAAATGCCTGTGATATATCCGCCACCATGGACTACCAGTTGATACCCCAATCACTGAACCTATACTACCCAGTAAGCTTCTTTGATTTGGATAATGAAGACAATGAAAACGAGTTCAATGTGCGTATTAGAGGATCTGCCGGGCCAGGATCATTCTGGCATACACTGGATGGGGAAACTGGATTTACCAAGATAACTTCAAACCTTGAAACCGGTGAAATCACCAGAGTATCTTCAATTTCGCCTTCTTCCAGCACCAGCACTCCCTACCTGGCCAAAATGATCAAGGAAGGTTATAAAACTTCAGATTTTGATGATTTCATCGAAACTCATCCCTCAACTGATGCCCTTTACAAATTACTTCACTATCTATCCCGATATGGTTAA
- a CDS encoding glycosyltransferase: protein MKALFIVTGRGIGGDAVTGLNIALALEKYGVKCEFALDHSAPGLLLKKYDLPWYKISIPQAGGHAATKKTLAKAAVKTSKAAMEAARLIRKVKPDVVVGVIGGGAVVGCLGAKMANTPSVGILITPTDAKVCTRITTTVALPESNLFQMNLENKDIHKAYSPVDPSIIVGDRDKALKLMPEGFDESRPTILFSSGSTLFEKMALGASKLAKSGLNANILVVGAPLEEKYREYLKEENIFYLEYINWIRDLYKVVDLAVLTDDGMMIQEAIACQLPIIALLGVKYGRYHNLADIFNGAVLESELEDIVTVTEEAFGDLAQLTNNAQRYSPDVLEASDSIAQIIYGKIKKER, encoded by the coding sequence ATGAAAGCATTATTCATAGTTACCGGAAGAGGAATAGGCGGAGACGCAGTTACTGGTCTTAACATTGCCCTAGCGCTTGAGAAATATGGTGTTAAATGTGAATTTGCACTGGATCACAGTGCACCGGGATTACTGCTTAAAAAATATGACCTGCCATGGTATAAAATCAGCATCCCCCAGGCAGGAGGTCATGCTGCCACCAAAAAAACTCTGGCCAAAGCTGCGGTCAAAACTTCAAAAGCAGCCATGGAAGCAGCCCGCCTCATACGAAAAGTGAAACCTGACGTGGTGGTTGGTGTTATTGGAGGTGGAGCTGTGGTGGGATGTTTAGGAGCTAAAATGGCTAACACCCCCTCGGTTGGTATTTTAATCACCCCCACCGATGCTAAAGTATGTACCAGAATAACCACCACCGTGGCGCTTCCTGAATCTAACCTTTTCCAGATGAACCTGGAGAATAAGGATATTCACAAAGCTTATTCACCGGTGGATCCTTCCATAATTGTTGGTGACCGTGACAAGGCATTGAAGTTAATGCCCGAAGGATTTGATGAGAGCCGCCCCACGATTCTATTTTCCTCAGGTTCCACTCTATTTGAAAAAATGGCACTTGGGGCATCAAAACTGGCTAAAAGTGGATTAAATGCCAATATACTGGTAGTTGGAGCACCACTGGAAGAAAAATACAGAGAATACCTTAAAGAAGAGAATATATTTTATCTGGAGTATATTAACTGGATCCGGGACCTCTATAAAGTGGTGGATCTGGCTGTGCTGACTGATGATGGTATGATGATTCAGGAAGCAATTGCCTGTCAGTTACCCATCATAGCCCTTTTGGGAGTTAAATACGGGCGTTATCATAACCTGGCTGACATATTTAATGGCGCAGTCCTGGAAAGTGAACTGGAAGACATTGTCACAGTCACCGAAGAAGCATTCGGTGATCTTGCCCAACTCACCAACAATGCTCAAAGATACAGCCCGGATGTTCTGGAAGCTTCAGATAGTATAGCCCAAATAATATACGGTAAAATAAAAAAAGAAAGGTAA
- a CDS encoding TrmB family transcriptional regulator, with the protein MIKTGVDMTVSRETLEALESLGLTDYETRTYVALNSIISGTATEISQASQVPRSRIYNILKSLAGKGFLEINRGKPLTFTVIPPHEVFEKNRNNIRRKLERAEAELNVIYENQIPQVPAPIWILHGPDKIVNKEMEIISRAKKSIFVMGGLMFPGEPAKLGMNLQKTLKKGIDTRILTAPTCNVDGVEVPVMEVLKELPTETKFFPVPYIKLVVRDRQEMLIAFCKLSGKTAISETAICIWNQYEEFVDTIAGIYDFIWSMDFFSQDFNLKKSSDKFSD; encoded by the coding sequence GTGATAAAGACAGGTGTAGACATGACTGTAAGCAGAGAAACCCTAGAAGCCCTGGAGAGTTTGGGACTCACTGACTATGAAACCCGCACCTACGTGGCCCTGAATTCCATAATATCTGGAACTGCCACTGAAATAAGCCAGGCCTCCCAGGTTCCCAGATCCCGGATATACAACATTCTTAAAAGTCTGGCAGGTAAAGGTTTCCTGGAGATAAATCGAGGAAAACCACTGACTTTCACGGTAATCCCCCCACATGAGGTTTTTGAAAAAAATAGGAATAATATCAGAAGGAAGTTGGAACGAGCCGAGGCAGAATTGAATGTTATTTACGAAAATCAAATCCCCCAGGTACCAGCCCCTATCTGGATTCTCCACGGTCCAGACAAGATAGTAAATAAAGAAATGGAAATAATTTCCCGGGCTAAAAAATCAATATTCGTTATGGGAGGACTTATGTTCCCGGGGGAACCCGCAAAACTAGGTATGAATCTTCAAAAAACTCTTAAAAAAGGGATCGATACTCGGATCTTAACTGCTCCTACCTGTAATGTGGATGGAGTGGAAGTTCCAGTCATGGAAGTTCTGAAAGAACTACCGACAGAAACCAAGTTTTTCCCGGTTCCCTACATTAAACTGGTGGTCCGGGACCGGCAGGAGATGTTGATTGCCTTCTGTAAACTATCTGGAAAAACTGCCATATCCGAAACTGCCATCTGCATATGGAACCAGTATGAAGAATTCGTGGATACCATAGCTGGAATTTACGATTTCATATGGAGTATGGACTTCTTCAGTCAGGATTTCAATCTAAAAAAGTCTTCAGATAAATTTTCAGATTAG